The Elaeis guineensis isolate ETL-2024a chromosome 12, EG11, whole genome shotgun sequence sequence cagtGTTTGTAGAACCATTTATGTCATATGaaaagtcaaaattatttttgaatggaAAGGAGAATAGGCTTGAACATATTCGACCCGGCCTGGACCCGTCTTTTTTAAATGGCCGCATCCCACACCGTAGATCCCGAATCCATTGTGGGCGACGACTCTAATCGCGATTGGGGAAAGAGGCGGCGTCTTCTCTACGGAACGAGGACGCGGGCTTCGATGGCGGCGGCGGGAGGTGGCGGAGAAGACCCGGTGGAGGTCCAGAAGAAGGCCAATCTGGCGATGATGGAGCTCTCGAACATGATCGCCGTCCCCATGTCCCTCCACGCCGTCGTCCGCCTCAACGTCCCCGCCGCCATCTGGCAGTCCGGCACCAACTCCCCCCTCTCCGCCGCCGAgatcctccccctcctccgcccCCCACCGCCCCCCTCCACCGACCCCGGCAACCTCCAGCGCCTCCTTCGCCTCCTCGCCAGCCACGGCGTCTTCACCGAGCACCTCTCCCCCTCAGGCGTCCGCCGATTCTCCCTCACCCCCGTCGGCCAGACCCTCGTCTCCGCCGCGTCCTCCAACGGCGGCGGCGAAGATGGACCATCCTATGCAGCGTACGTCCTGCAGCACCATCAGGATGCGTTGGTTCGGGCGTGGCCGCGGCTCCACGAGGCGGTGCTGGACCCGGCTGGGCCGGAGCCATTTGCGCGGGCCAACGGCGGGACGCCGGCGTACGCCTACTACGGTGGCGACGGAGAGGCGAACGAGCTCATGCAGCGGGCCATGTGGGGAGTCTCCAAGCCCTTCATGGACGCGTTCCTCAACGGCCACGCCGCCGCCTTCGCTGGAGTCCGCACCGTCGTCGACGTCGGCGGAAGCTCTGGCGACTGCCTCCGGGCCATCATGCAGCGCGTCCCGACCGTACAACGCGGCGTCAACTTCGACCTACCGGAGGTGGTCGCCAAGGCGCCCAAGTACCCCGGTGAGTAGCAAACCCATCGGCGTATTTTAGTGACACTACCATCTATTGCTAACGTGTACATTTGAATGCGAGTGATAAGCGTATACACGTCCACTTTGCGTTTCGTGTGGGCGCGGAACGCCGAGGATAGAAACTGATGAGAGGCATGGCACGAATCATACATATCTCAGTGTATGGTAAGTAGCCTCGGTAGTTAAGACGAGAGCGCCTCCGGCGACGACTGCATGGAAGATACGGCGTGGATGCGGTTCGCACACTTGTAACGAATTCTATGGTTGGGCTCTGAATTCTGGCACGGAAATTAGGCCGATCATTAAAGACATCCGATAAAGATAGTACGCGTGCTACCGACCCTctacctttaaaaaaaaaaaaagcatcacgTGGCCAACAACTATCAGTATAATTGATCGGCGCCTAGTTGCACTCTAGCAGAtccattatttatttacttagttATTTTTGAGGATAGGGTGGATTAATCTTATCCCGTTATTCTTTTGATTATAGTGCAAGAAAAAGTACCATCCAAAGTCCATACTAAGGCTTGCTGTATGAAAGGTGCGATGCCAACTCTGGGCAACTCAATAGTTTTACTCCAGTTGTAGAAGCATAATTTGTAACAGAGGTAGTATTAGGTGAATGATTTATACCATCTTCTAGTTAAGATAGGTAGCTGTGATTCCATGTTTTTGCTTTTTCTTAATTATACAGATTTACAAATAACAAATAAAGATTAACAAGATTTGCAAGTCCAGTTTTGGACATGGAGTGTCAGATTAACAGGAAATAGGTGAGCCGCCATATAGGAAGAAGCTAGAGCATAGCTTTTTGCGAAAATTTAAATTTGCTGGCCCATTtgggatatgattttttttttttttttccttgcattGGCTTGACGGGGCTATTTACATAGATGGTGCAGTCCTCAGCCCGCACGCACCGAAGATCCAGTTCCGGGCCCCTCCCTTGCGACGCGCGAAAAATCAGTCTCCTGATGCACCCCAATGACGGTTTATGGAGTCAATATGGCACGTTTTTTTTTCATGACTGGAATTGGAGTCAGCGTGGTGATATCCTTCATGTTTGTTTCCTGACATGAATCAATGGAGTGCTAAGAGTAAGCCACTGGGTTTGAGGGGTTTGGGGCATTTCCATTCACGAGGGTAGATCTCCTGTGGCGCATGTGCGGCACTACTAGGTGCGGTGCATCCATGGATGCTGTCCATCATAGGATGGATGGCCACACATGAGCGGGAAACATGTGATGCACATTGTGCGCAACCGTCCATGCTATGATGGATGGCATCCACAGGTGCACTGCACACTGCAGTACACATGTAGCATCGCAGAAAATCCATGCTTTTTCATTCTCTCCtgaaatctgaaatcaaaatgagaatgagattcctcccaaccaaacagttAGAATGAGAATCACTCATTCTCATATATGACCCTATTTCCATTCCAAAGTTCAACTCCCTCTAACTAAATATGTTCACTATGTTATCCATTATTTTCTTGTGAGGATGGTTTgtgcctctttctcatccccaaTGCTTTATCATCACCCAATTAAAATATCTGTCAGCATTTTTTATTGGCTCTAGGCTTTATAGTTCAGAGATGAAGGGGATTGGGGTGAAAGTGCAAAGATTAGTGATGTCAGAGACAAGGGAGaacaaagaagggctagagttttacatttttgcttctttttaaatttaattttatagatgGGCTACTAATGGAGTTGTAGGACACTTTAAGATCTGGGACTAAGTTTTCATGGACGGTGTGCACCCTAGAAGAATAGCAAAATTCTTATTGGCTAGACACTTCTGATATTGAAATTATCGAAGAAAAAGGCTTAGCTAGTGGGAGTAAAACTCATTCTCCTtgctttaaatttaattaagctgGATTAAATGCCTTGTAGAATCCATCAAATGATGACTTGTTGTTTGGAGCTTCATAACTTccattttctcctctttttttttttgaacaaattATAAAAAAACCTCATGAGGTTTATGTTTATTATACTTAAACCCAAGAATTTGTAAAATATGTGCTTGCACCTAGTTAAACTAATGACATTAGCGAACCCTTTATCTCATATGAAAAGTCAAAATTGCCCTTGAGTAAGAAGAAGGATATATATGTTTCCATCCTTGGATGATTGTTATGTCACTTGAGGttatttttggtttttttttttttttttgatatgtcaTTTGTATGCCATTTAAGATTGACAGTTTAACTAATATTCTATTAAGTTATGCATTAAAGTGTTAGATACAAATAAATCTCGGGAGgataagcataagtttttcaaatTATTGGGTGTTAATATAATTTATTCCTAATcttagaagaaattttgtaatttactctctctctctctctctctctctctctctctctctctttttccttaaCAAGCATGGCTTGCTCCATGCTGATTGCAACAAGGTGCTTGTGGTGGTGCAGGTATGACTCATGTTGGTGGTGACATGTTCAAAGCCATTCCAGCAGGTGATGCTATTTTCATGAAGGTACTTATTCTTGTTTGTTATATAATTGCAGAATAAAAGCTTAGCTGCTGAATTATTTACTTACCTTTTGGAACTAAATTTGGATGCCCAACCAGCTAATTAATTTGATATTGCCAAATGATTGAGATACACGGTTGCAAAAAAATAAGGAGGGAAAGTAAAAATCCACCAAAGGATAGAGAAAGCTTATAAATTTTGCAATTCGAATGTGTTTGGAGCACCACTAATCACCCCTTAGAATCCGAAAGTGAAAAAACACACTAGATTGGTGAAGCGATATGACTAAATTCCTTGCAATTCTTTTTGTTGGGACAACCGGTCCTGCTTCCCCCGATTTATGGTCGACCTCCTGACTATGTGATGCTGTCTGGTGATGAACCATCAAAACCAGACCGTCAAATGAGTTTTGTTTCAACTACAATATCTACAAGGCTCATCGTCCGACTTTCTATCAGCATCATGGATACGGGCATCCAACTATCGGTTGGTACACCGATAGACAGTTGGTAGTTCCCAATCGACTTTTCTGGCGATTTTAAGTCAACCATAATGACTCGATCGACATAACCGATGGTCAATCGGAATATCAATCATAAATCGATGGTCAGTCAGCATATTACAAACACAGACATACAGTCGATATGCCCACATCACTGATACATAGTCGATATATCAAAAATCATCAGTGCAAAGAGCACGTAACGGCTACTTACCACGATTATTGGTGGGCATGAACTGTCCACCCCATAATCACATAATGTCGGGATAAGTGAGATCCCACGTGCCTAACCGTCATAGATAATTACACCCAGATTGCCTATGTAAAGGAAAGATAAGGGAACGATGAGGATAAGACATTTCTGGGTTAATATTCTGTCGAAATCTATTTTCAACTATTCTATTCATCACTTTtcgctgacttaagcatcggaggatccccatcggatacaactccgatcagtgtggatttGTTTTGCAGGTTGCTTGTCGTCGGACTCAAGCGCACTCAAGGATTGACAATAATAGATGGGCGTGCCAAAAAGAGGTGGCGAGAACGAATCCAGTCATggcaaagacaagagcccaaaaCAACTCCATCGACTCCGTCAGGCAATCTTCTCGTTGAGAAGATCTCCTATCTCCACCTCCAATGGCAGAGTCTAGTTCTTCGCATCCAGTTGTTACAACAGACATACAACAACTCGCTACTTTAATACAGAAGATGAAAATACTGATGGAGGCAGTACACCgcctccagcagcagcaaacACAGCAACAGCAACTGGTGGTGGAAGAGCCAGCACCGCGTATAGTGCCGTCCAGGCACAGTCATCGCACCCCTCGACGATCTCCTTCTCCATCTCCGAAATGACGACTAGCTCGACATTTCCATTATGTCGAGCTACCATCTTCCTGGCACTCCCATCATACCACTCGACGACAGCGATGGTCCCCTTCCCCCTCTTGCCACCATAGTGACAAGAAGGGAAAGAGCCTACGCACGCCCTCAACTTCCTCATCTAGTTCTTCGAGAGATTCTACCCCTGCATTCTCCCAACAATGATGGCTTGATGTCTATGAACGTAAATTTAGAAAAATCGACTGTCGATTCGTCCAACTTCAGATGGATGGCCTAGTGTCCTTCAACGACTTTGGCATCCACACTGCTACATCCTTCTCCCAACGCAACTTAGATGAATCGATTTCGACTCGATTTAAGATGCCATAGATTGAGCCTTATGCTGGCTCCACCGATCCTGTCGATCATttagagagctataaggctctcatgatgatttagGGGACAACTAACACCCTCTTATGCCTTGGCTTTCCGGCTACAATTTGGAAAactgctcgagcctgatattctGGGTTTCAATCGAAAAGCATCCATTCCTTTGAGTAGTTGGAGCAATTGTTCGtaacccacttcagcaccagcaggAAGATGCCGCGAACGTCCGACAGTCTCTTTTCCATCAAACAGAATGAAGGAGAGACTCTGAGAAGCTTCGTGGCGCGTTTCAACAccgccacacttgaggtccgagatctcaatgaagatatggccatctcgGTCATGAAGAGGGGTTTGAGAGGATCTAGGTCTACATATTCTCTGGATAAGATCCTCCTTCGGATATATGCTGAACTTCTTGAGTGCGCATATAAATATATACGCACGGACGAAGGTGCTACTGATCGATGCTAATCAGAAGAAAAaggtcagaagaaaaaaaaaaaaaaagtggagccTAATCGAATCAAGTCGGACATCACATGGCAAAGGAGCTTCACCCCACCTATGGAGTCCGAAGTCAAATAATTACGGCAATAGGTataactcctacactcctctctctgctcatgTACAGATTTTAATGAAGATTGAGGGAGAAGAGTACCTCCATCACTCTCCATTAATGAAAGCACCACCAAAGAGCCGCGACAAGAGAAAATACTGTGGATTCCATCGTAAGCACAGTCATAACACCGAATAGTGTATTCAACTCAGGGGTGAGATAGAAGTTCTGATTCAACGAggctatcttaaaaaattttgatgcgaTCGTCCGACTCAACCTTCTGCCAATTGACAATCTCAACTTCAATCTGAGGATATGAACAACAATCGACCAATAatgggagtcatcaacatgattttcGGACGATCGAGAGACTGGGGGGCAACTTTCAAAGAAGAGTCGTTTAAAAAGCAACGACATaataatgtaattttttttcagaTGATAATGTTCGAGGAGTACAAactcatgatgatgctgtcatcaTCTCGACgacgatagcaaattatgatataaaaaaaaaattatagataatgaaagctctACAGATGTATTATTCTACTCTACTTTCTTCCAAATGCAACTACCgactgaccgactcagaagagtctctacGTTTTTAGTCGACTTCACTGGAAATGCAGCCACTGTGGggggagaaattactcttcctcTAACTGCAGGAATCGACCCGTGATAAAGCATCATTCTCTTAACGTTCATGGTTGTCCGAGTTTCTTtgacttataatgccatactcggacgGTCGGGACTGAATACGTTGAGAGCGGTTGTTTCGACTTACCATCTCCTTGTCCGATTTCCAACAAAGagtggagtcggggagatgcgagAGGATCAACAACTGGTCCGACGCTGCTTCACGGTTTCAGTCGAAGGCAGCAAAGTTGAAGATCCTCTGTCGGTTGACAAACTAGACCAGATGGATAATGAAGAAAGAGGAAAGCCAGTTGAACTTCTGATTTTGATCCTATTGAGAGAGGATGACCCAATTAAAACTATTCAAATCGAGTTATAGCTATCTGAGTCGGAGCGAAAGCAAATGTTAGAACTATGGAGAGCCAACGTCGATGTTTTTGCTTGATCGGCAGCggatatatcaaaaatattttcaaaaataataactcatcgGTTGAACATTGATCCAAAAGCCAAATcgatgagacaaaagaaaagatccTTTGTGCCAGAGAGGTAGAAGGTCATTaatgaagaagtggacaagcttctCGCGGCGGGCTTCATCAAGGAAGCCAACTATTCAGATTGGCTAGCCAACATCGTGATGGTGAGGAAAGCCAACAGAAAGTGGAGGATTTACATCAACTATATCAATTTAAATGAAGATGTCCAAAGAACAGTTTTCCTTTATTGAAGACTGATCAGTTAGTCGATGCAACATCGGGGCACAGACTCCTGAGCTTGATGGACATATTCTTGAGATATAATCAGATCCAAATGGTGCCTGAAGATGAAGAGAATACAACTTTCACAATCGATAAGGGCATCTACTGCTACAAAGTGATGTCATTCGATTTAAAAAATACCAGAGCAATCTATCAACAGTTGGTCAATAAAGTTTTCAAGCAATAAATTAGACGGAACATGAAAGTCTACATTGATGACATGCAGGTGAAAAGCGTCGAGATCCATGATCATGTCCGGGACTTAAAGAAAGCCTTCGACACACTTCGATGACACCGGATGAAGTTGAATCTGACTAAATGTATATTCGGGATGACTGCCAAAAAATTCTTCGGATTTCTCATGTCGCAATAAAGAATCTAGGCCAATTCGAAGAAAATAAAGACCATTATCGACATGAAGCATCCCAGCTTCAAGAAGGAGATACAACAACTAAACGAAAGGATTGCTGCACTTAGTCGATTCATTTCGAAGTCAGCAGAAAGGTGTCTatctttcttcaagatcttgcaaCAAACGACGGACTTctcatggtcggatgaatgccaaCAATTCTTTGAAGATTTGAAAAAGTATTTGA is a genomic window containing:
- the LOC105055639 gene encoding nicotinate N-methyltransferase 1 isoform X1; translated protein: MAAAGGGGEDPVEVQKKANLAMMELSNMIAVPMSLHAVVRLNVPAAIWQSGTNSPLSAAEILPLLRPPPPPSTDPGNLQRLLRLLASHGVFTEHLSPSGVRRFSLTPVGQTLVSAASSNGGGEDGPSYAAYVLQHHQDALVRAWPRLHEAVLDPAGPEPFARANGGTPAYAYYGGDGEANELMQRAMWGVSKPFMDAFLNGHAAAFAGVRTVVDVGGSSGDCLRAIMQRVPTVQRGVNFDLPEVVAKAPKYPGMTHVGGDMFKAIPAGDAIFMKWVLMTWTDEECMLILKNCYKALPEKGKVIACEPVLPEETDNSQRTRALLENDIFVMTIYRVQGRGRTEEEFRQIGLSVGFSNFKAFYSDHFYTILEFQK
- the LOC105055639 gene encoding nicotinate N-methyltransferase 1 isoform X2, with the translated sequence MAAAGGGGEDPVEVQKKANLAMMELSNMIAVPMSLHAVVRLNVPAAIWQSGTNSPLSAAEILPLLRPPPPPSTDPGNLQRLLRLLASHGVFTEHLSPSGVRRFSLTPVGQTLVSAASSNGGGEDGPSYAAYVLQHHQDALVRAWPRLHEAVLDPAGPEPFARANGGTPAYAYYGGDGEANELMQRAMWGVSKPFMDAFLNGHAAAFAGVRTVVDVGGSSGDCLRAIMQRVPTVQRGVNFDLPEVVAKAPKYPGMTHVGGDMFKAIPAGDAIFMKVAHRQTQAHSGIGRNTFFPLYIHYLYFFMAGITRAK